From a single Paenibacillus sp. FSL W8-0426 genomic region:
- a CDS encoding AAA family ATPase gives MSKTVYIISGPAGVGKSTTSKKLVEQLERSSYISGDDISHLPVNGRGKPWLCEETHKLTWRNILSLAKNLIEFDYDVVIDYVTFPSEANWLANELGSMDVRIVYVVFMVDPATLVIRDRSRDPLFQMGERSVILLNEFKEALKDERHILNTEQYSVDQIDAVVAEILNNNRFLISYI, from the coding sequence ATGTCAAAAACAGTTTATATCATTTCCGGTCCCGCTGGGGTGGGGAAATCGACGACCTCAAAGAAACTGGTTGAACAATTGGAGCGCAGTTCATATATTTCTGGGGATGACATTAGTCACCTGCCCGTAAACGGGAGAGGCAAACCTTGGCTATGTGAAGAAACGCATAAGTTGACTTGGAGAAATATATTAAGTTTAGCGAAAAATCTGATTGAGTTTGATTACGATGTTGTTATAGATTATGTGACGTTTCCATCTGAGGCTAACTGGTTAGCGAATGAACTGGGGAGTATGGATGTGAGGATCGTTTATGTTGTGTTTATGGTTGATCCTGCAACCCTTGTTATAAGGGACCGGTCAAGAGATCCATTATTTCAAATGGGAGAACGAAGCGTAATTCTATTGAATGAATTTAAAGAAGCGTTAAAAGACGAAAGACATATCTTAAATACGGAGCAATATTCTGTTGACCAGATCGACGCAGTAGTTGCAGAGATATTAAATAATAATCGATTTTTGATAAGCTACATTTGA
- a CDS encoding GNAT family N-acetyltransferase, which produces MTISLKPVSVDNWYSCTQLEVREDQKEVFPAPIVYWIAESKYVTEFQPMAIYCNENIIGFIVYCTIPDEDGNYWIPALMIDQKHQGKGHGREAMKQLLTLMKETLDCQRIMIGHRPENTVAGALYESLGFKRISRELIDGEVVRLLI; this is translated from the coding sequence ATGACAATAAGTTTGAAACCCGTGTCGGTCGATAACTGGTATAGCTGCACCCAATTAGAAGTAAGAGAAGATCAAAAGGAAGTATTCCCGGCCCCGATCGTATATTGGATTGCTGAATCGAAGTATGTCACTGAATTTCAACCGATGGCGATCTATTGTAATGAGAATATTATCGGTTTTATCGTTTATTGTACGATTCCGGATGAGGATGGAAACTATTGGATTCCGGCGCTAATGATTGACCAGAAGCATCAGGGAAAAGGACACGGAAGAGAAGCGATGAAGCAACTGCTAACACTCATGAAAGAAACACTGGACTGCCAAAGAATCATGATCGGGCACAGACCGGAAAACACGGTTGCAGGCGCTTTATATGAATCATTAGGATTCAAACGAATAAGTCGAGAACTGATCGATGGTGAAGTGGTCCGTCTTTTGATCTGA